One genomic window of Camelina sativa cultivar DH55 chromosome 5, Cs, whole genome shotgun sequence includes the following:
- the LOC104786157 gene encoding ATP synthase mitochondrial F1 complex assembly factor 1-like encodes MKLRRILGSISSLAKDTKLSSSSSYRQIFTSRSSSWQRDAGSKLSEALPGNHIKWASLGSVRNSQFASGFTPLQPKPLDSIMDLARAKTKSPEELTSIWDDYHLGRGHIGITMKAQLYRLLEQRASECRYFVIPVWRGNGYITMFAQVQAPHMIFTGLEDYKARGTQAAPYLTTTFYTELSETKDLVFIRGDVVFTSKLTDEEAKWIMETAQSFYLNDSRYKLLERFNKHTHDFEFKDVLQALDMPVL; translated from the exons ATGAAATTGAGAAGAATCCTTGGTTCTATTTCGAGTCTGGCTAAAGATACTAagctctcttcatcttcttcgtatAGACAAATTTTCACTTCGCGATCTTCTTCATGGCAACGAGATGCGGGGAGTAAGCTCTCAGAAGCTTTACCTGGAAATCACATAAAATGGGCTTCGCTTGGTTCAGTCAGAAATTCGCAATTCGCATCTGGGTTTACTCCTTTGCAGCCGAAACCTTTggattcaatcatggatttggCGAGAGCCAAGACTAAATCTCCCGAAGAACTCACTTCCATTTGGGACGAT tATCACTTGGGACGAGGTCATATTGGGATAACGATGAAAGCTCAGCTTTATCGATTGTTGGAACAACGAGCATCCGAGTG CCGATACTTTGTCATTCCAGTGTGGAGAGGCAATGGTTACATTACTATGTTTGCTCAAG TTCAAGCACCTCACATGATTTTCACTGGTCTCGAAGACTACAAAGCAAGAGGAACTCAAGCGGCTCCTTACCTGACTACCACCTTCTACACCGAGCTCTCAGAGACAAAGGACTTGGTGTTTATCCGAGGAGATGTTGTCTTCACAAGCAAACTCACTGACGAAGAGGCGAAATGGATCATGGAGACAGCTCAGTCTTTTTACTTGAACGACTCTCGTTACAAGCTTCTCGAACGTTTCAATAAGCATACTCATGACTTTGAGTTCAAAGATGTGCTACAAGCTCTTGATATGCCTGTTCTGTGA